The genomic region TGACGTTCGGATGGAACTCGATGCCATCCAGCTCGCGGACGGCCGCAATGTTGTACGGGTACGCCCGATGGTCCACCTCCGCTCCCGGACGGAACGCGGCGCTGTACAGATACGGGTCTTCGCGTCTTGCCACATGAACCTCCTGGATACCGGACCTGGATCTGCTTCACTCCACTTTCTTCAAAGGACAACGCACCGACAATTCGTCCATCGTCGGCATCTCAGTCGACAATGCCTTTCAGCGGATCACCGAAGAGAATGAATCTGACCGCATTTCTCGAGAACGGTTTGTAGTATCGAAAGATGCACGGACAGCTATCCAGTCAGCGATTATCCGGATGCTTCACCTCCATCCAGCGGTCACCATCGAATATGTAGATATCGCTTTCACCAATCGACCAAAGCAGCCCTTCCCTGGCATCGAGTCGATGGGTAGTGATGGGTTGTTCTGCTACGTTCACTGGAACAATGGAGCTGCCCTCGACACGAGCGATTTCAGCATTTCCTGCAAGATAAATAGCTCCGTTGAAACTTTCCAGACCGTACCAGTTGCCAGTGAAACCTTCAGTCTCGATCAACTGCCAGTGATTGAACGATCCCTTAAGGACAATACCTCGGTCGCCGCTGATGAAAACGGTGCCATCGTCCAAGCATTTCACACTCGATAAATGTGCGGTCGTGGGGCTGTCATCCTTGAGCCAGCGACTTCCGTCGTAGAAATAGATTTCGCCCTTCCAGCCGACTGCATAAAGATTATCGTGATCCAGCCCGTCGATATCAAAAAAGCCGGTGGCTTCTTCGCGGGTGAGTATCGAATCGGCAATCGATATCCAACCGTTACTGTCGCGTCTATATACCTGGCGGCCATAGCCACAAGCGTACAAGGTATTCCGAATATTCTTCAGCGACTCTAGGTAACCATAAGGCTGGGGGCGATTGAGCCCGGCACCGGCGATTTGTTCCAGGTTTGTAGGGCCACCAATCACCAGTTCAGCTACCTCCCCATTTTTTCCCAGCACCCACCAAGCCTTGTAGCCCTTGTGTTCCTGGATAATGGCGCTGACGGCTTTCGCCTGGAAATCGAAGTCAGTATGAAACCAACGGTCGTCGGGAGTTTTGCTAAAAAAACGGCAGAAATTTGTTCTTCCATCAAGATTATTTGGGAAGGCGATGAGGCCCAGGGAGTTTCGCCGAGGAGAGTGACCATCAAGAAAAGTTACGCCTGTTTTTCCCATTACATTCCTGCTCCGCCATTGGCATTACTTTTTGGCACAAGACCTTCCGGCGTACGATTGCCGGTTGAGTCGGCCCGCAACATAAGTTTGTCCGACTTCCCCGCCCCAACATCCAAGCCGAAAAAGGGACGGAGGGAATCAAAGTGGAATAATTCCCTCCGACCCCTTTGGGTCAGCATGAAGCGAACTCATGCGAGATCATGCCAGGTGCTCCCATCATCGCTCCAGCACTGGTGCTTGCGTCCAGTCGACAGGAGGATGCCGTCGCCGGCATCCAATTGACCGCAGGTCACCGGCCCTGCGAGACGCATGTCCACCTGCTGCGGCACATGATTCGCGTCGAGCCGATAGAGCGCATCACTGGTGGCCAGGTAGATCCCGTCGTTGAAGTACTGGATATCCCATATCTGGGCATCCAGGCCGGTCTCGACGACCTCCCAGGCGCTTCGCGAGCCGATCATCAGGAAGCCGCTCTTGCCCGCCACCACCACCCGGCTGTCGGGAAGTACGTGCACCGCATTGAGGATCACGTCGGTGGGACTGTCCAGTTGCTCCCAGCGTCCCGCGTCGCAACGCCACACCTCGCCGGCATAGCCCACGGCATACAGTTCCGCTTCGTCGATGCCATGGATCGCATTGAAGCCGACGACCTCCATAAGCTCGCGGTCCTGCAGCACTCCTGCATCCTTCCGCTCCCAGGCGCCCGCCAGGTTGCGTCGGTAGACCTGCCGCCCCATGCCCACGGCATAGACGCCTTCGCCAATGGTCCGCAGGTCGCGCAGCACACCATGGACATCGGGCCCATCACCGGCGGGCCAGATCGGCGACTCGCTGTCGCCGCTGGCGGTGCCATAGCCCATGTGTCCATCCGGCCCCATGTAGATCAGTTCGATGCCGCTGCCGCGCGGAACCTTCTGGATCGCCATGCGGGTGCAGTACCAAGTCACGTTGAACCCCGACGGCTGCGCCGCCGAGAGACCCCACTTGATCAGGGTGGTGTTCGCCGCTCCCTGCTCCGTCAACCGGTCGATCTGGGCCATGGCCCGAACCGTCGTGCGGTTCTGGACAAGGCCGTGCAGAT from Lysobacter alkalisoli harbors:
- a CDS encoding beta propeller repeat protein; translated protein: MAQIDRLTEQGAANTTLIKWGLSAAQPSGFNVTWYCTRMAIQKVPRGSGIELIYMGPDGHMGYGTASGDSESPIWPAGDGPDVHGVLRDLRTIGEGVYAVGMGRQVYRRNLAGAWERKDAGVLQDRELMEVVGFNAIHGIDEAELYAVGYAGEVWRCDAGRWEQLDSPTDVILNAVHVLPDSRVVVAGKSGFLMIGSRSAWEVVETGLDAQIWDIQYFNDGIYLATSDALYRLDANHVPQQVDMRLAGPVTCGQLDAGDGILLSTGRKHQCWSDDGSTWHDLA